A segment of the Bacillus pseudomycoides genome:
GTTTGAACGTGGTGTGCGTCCAATCGGTGATTGATCAATATCGATAACTTTATCTAAATGTTCCAAGCCTTTAATATCCTTATGTGCTCCTGGCTTACTTTTTGCTTTATATAACCTCTGCGCTAACGATTTGTATAAAACTTCATTGACCATCGTACTTTTCCCAGAACCAGATACACCTGTTACTGCTACAAACGTACCAAGCGGGAATGACATCTTCGCATTTTTCAAGTTATTTTCTTTCGCACCAATAATCTCAACCTTACGCCCATCCCCTTTACGTCTCTCAAGTGGGACCGGAATAAATTTTTTGCCACTTAAATATTGCCCTGTTAATGAATTATCATCATTCATCACTTCAGCTGGCGAGCCGGCTGACACAACTTGCCCACCATGAATTCCTGCGCCAGGGCCAATATCAAGTAAATAATCGGCCGCCATCATTGTATCTTCATCATGTTCAACAACGATTAGCGTATTTCCTAAATCACGCATTTCCTGTAGTGTACGAATCAGGCGATCATTGTCACGCTGATGTAAACCGATAGAAGGTTCATCAAGAATATACAATACACCAGTTAAACGAGAGCCAATTTGCGTTGCAAGACGAATACGCTGCGCTTCACCACCTGATAATGTTCCTGCTGCACGGCTTAATGTTAAATAATCAAGTCCAACGTTAATTAAGAAACTTACGCGCTCTTTAATTTCACGTAAAATTAAACGAGCAATCTTTTCTTGTTTTTCTGTCAGTTCAATGCCCTCGAAGAAATCATAAACTTCTTGAACAGAGTACTTCGTTACATCCGCAATCGTTTTTCCGCCAACAAAAACAGCTAAGCTTTCTGGCTTCAAGCGGCCGCCCTTACATTTCGGACACGCCTGCTCCGCCATATACTTCTCCATTTGTTCACGAATGTAATCAGAACTTGTTTCACGGTAGCGACGTTCAATATTTGGAATAACTCCTTCAAATAAAATATCACTTTCTTTCACTTGTCCAAAGTCATTCACATAACGGAAATAAACCTTCTCTTCTCCACTTCCGTACAACACTTTATCAAATAACTCTTTCGGTATATCCTTCACAGGCATATCCATATCAATGCCGTAATGATTACACACAGATTGCAGTAATTGCGGATAATATTGCGAACTAGTCGGTTCCCAAGGGGCAATCGCATGCCCATTTAACGATAAATCCCAATTTGGAATTACAAGTTCTAAATCTACCTCTAATTTTGAGCCAAGCCCATCACAAGACGGACACGCACCAAATGGGCTATTGAAAGAGAACATACGAGGTTCTAATTCACCGATCGAAAAACCACAATGCGGGCAAGCATGATGCTCACTAAATAAAAGCTCCTCTTCTCCAATCACATCGATTAATACACGACCTCCACCTAGCTTCAATGCACTTTCAAGAGAATCTGCAAGGCGGCTTGCAACCCCTTCTTTCACAACGATACGGTCAATTACGACTTCAATGGAATGCTTCTTGTTTTTATCTAACGTAATTTCTTCAGACACATCAAGCATTTCTCCATCAACACGAACGCGAACATAACCTTGTTTCTTTATATCCTCTAATACTTTCACGTGTGCACCTTTACGTCCTGATACAATCGGCGCTAACACTTGTAACTTCGTGCGCTCTGGATATTCTAAAACACGGTCTACCATTTGTTCTACTGTTTGCGATGTAATTTCAATCCCGTGGTTCGGACAAATTGGCGTCCCGATACGCGCAAATAATAGACGTAAATAATCATAAATCTCCGTCACCGTTCCAACTGTTGAACGAGGATTACGACTCGTCGTTTTTTGATCAATTGAAATCGCTGGAGATAAACCTTCAATTGTATCCACATCTGGTTTATCCATTTGTCCTAAAAACTGGCGCGCATACGCGGATAAAGACTCCACGTATCTGCGCTGCCCTTCGGCATAAATCGTATCAAATGCTAATGATGATTTACCTGAACCAGACAGACCCGTTACAACAACGAGCTGATTTCTCGGAATGGTTACATCAATATTTTTTAAGTTATGCGCCCTCGCACCTTTTACAACGATAAAATCTTTGCTCACTATGTTCACCCTTCCGCTTTTAATTCTAGCAGTAAATCTCTCAGCTCAGCTGCACGCTCAAAGTCTAGTGCTTTTGCTGCTTCCTTCATTTCTGCTTCCATCTTCGCAATCGTTTTTTCTCGTTCTTTCTTCGTCATTTTCTTAGCCGGTCCAGCTTCATACACTTCTGTTTCTTCTGCGGCTGTTGTTGCACGAATCACGTCACGTACTTCTTTTTGAATTGTTTTCGGCGTAATGCCATGTTCCTCGTTGTAAGCTTCTTGCTTTTGACGACGGCGCTTCGTCTCTTCAATTGCAATTCCCATAGATCTCGTTATGCGATCTGCGTACATGATTACATGACCGTGTTCATTACGCGCGGCACGACCAATTGTCTGAATCAATGATCGCTCTGAACGTAAGAACCCTTCTTTGTCCGCATCTAAAATCGCTACGAGTGATACTTCTGGAATATCAAGCCCTTCTCGCAACAAGTTAATACCAATAAGCACATCAAATTTGCCAAGGCGAAGATCTCGAATAATCTCAATCCGCTCTAGCGTTTTAATTTCAGAATGTAAGTAGTTTACTTTAATACCAACATCTTTTAAATAATCTGTTAAATCCTCTGACATTTTCTTTGTTAATGTCGTAATCAATACACGCTCATTTTTCGCAATGCGTTCATGGATTTCTCCTAATAAATCATCTATTTGCCCTTCAATTGGTCTTACATCAATTTGCGGATCTAAAAGCCCCGTTGGACGGATAATTTGCTCCACAACTTCCGGTGCATGCTCTAGTTCATATGGACCCGGTGTTGCTGATACATACACAACTTGATTCGTTTTCTCTTCAAACTCTTCAAACATAAGCGGTCTATTATCCATCGCTGACGGCAAGCGAAATCCATGGTCAACAAGCACTTGTTTACGCGCTTGGTCCCCATTATACATCGCTCTTACTTGCGGCACTGTTACATGCGACTCATCCATAACAATTAGGAAATCTTTAGGGAAATAATCTATTAATGTATATGGCGTTGAACCCGCTGGGCGGAGCGTCAAATGACGGGAGTAGTTCTCAATCCCTGAACAAAATCCCATCTCGCGCATCATTTCTAAGTCATAACGAGTTCGCTGCTCAATCCGCTGTGCTTCTAACAATTTACCTTTATCATTTAATTCTTTTAAGCGTTCTTCTAATTCTTTTTCAATATTTTCAACGGCAACTTTCATTTTTTCTTCACGTGTAACGAAGTGAGACGCCGGGAAGATTGCTACATGTTCACGTTCTGCTAATACTTCACCTGTTAAGGCATTTACTTCACGGATACGATCAATCTCATCCCCAAAAAACTCAATACGAATACAATGTTCATCAAGCGATGCCGGGAAAATTTCAACTACATCTCCGCGCACCCGAAATGTTCCGCGTTTAAAATCAATATCATTACGACCGTACTGCACATCAACAAGTTCACGAAGCAATTGATTGCGATCCTTTTCCATACCAACGCGTAAAGAAACAACGAGCTCACGATATTCTTCAGGAGAACCTAAACCGTAAATGCACGACACACTCGCTACAATAATGACATCATCACGTTCAAATAAAGCTGATGTCGCTGAGTGACGTAATTTATCAATCTCATCATTAATTTGTGCATCTTTTTCAATAAACGTATCGGTTTGTGGCACATACGCTTCCGGTTGATAATAATCGTAATAACTCACAAAATACTCAACAGCATTGTTCGGAAAGAAATCTTTGAGCTCACTATATAACTGTCCTGCTAATGTTTTATTATGAGCCATTACAAGCGTTGGCTTCTTCACTTCTTTAATGACATTCGAAATCGTAAATGTCTTTCCCGTTCCCGTCGCTCCAAGCAACACTTGATGTTTCTTACCATTATTAATCCCCGCTACCAGCTGCTTTATAGCCCTCGGCTGATCACCTTGCGGGGAATATTCTGAGACAATCTCAAATTGATGTTCCAAACAAAACCGACCTCCTCGTAAAAAATCTGTATTCCCATTTTACCACGAATGCCCATAAAAAAACCAAGAAAACGAACAGATATTCGGTAAAATTTTCGACAATATATACATAGAAAAAGGAAGGACCCTTCTTTATATAAGTCACTTCCCTTTTTTATCCCATTTATTTTACTGGTATACGTAACAAGTCATATCCATTATGACCAGCTTCTTTCGCACAACCATGTAACGTATACCTTATATCTTCATGAATATCTTTTATTATCTTTTTGCAAGTATCAGAGTAAATTCCTTTATCCTTACCTGCAAATTTATCATTGGAACTATCTGAAAAATAGCTAATTTCTTTTCCATCGTACTCTAGTGTTTGAAAGATTGGATCTCCTTCATGCGTATAATTCACAATCCGTATTTTATCTATTGTACCCTTCTCAACATTCGTGACGAACTTCTCGAATTTATGTAAATTAGAAATTTTATGCCCTTTTGCAATCACATCATTATTCTCATCAATTTTATTGTCAGGTTGTGAACATGTTACTAAACTGCCAATAAAAAATAAAAAACACAATGAGGCAATTCCTTTTCTCATATTCAATCCTCTCCAGCTCATTTTGGCTTTATACACTCATTCAACACGAAATGAGTTGGAAAAACAACACAAATACCGAAAAGGTAGAATTTTCTAAAAAATAAATATTTACAAAGTTATTTTTTCACATTAGAATACGAACTACAAGGATTCGACATTATGCGACAAAACGAATTTATTTTTCGGAATTTTTAAACAAAAGGAGATGAGGAAACTATATGAATCTATTTCGAAAAAAATCTATTTCAGCATTATTAGCACAATCAGAACAAAAAGGGGCATCTTTAAAGAAAGAACTCGGCGCATTTGACCTTACTATGCTCGGGGTCGGCGCTATTATCGGAACTGGGATTTTTGTTCTTACCGGTGTTGCCGCAGCAGAACACGCAGGACCAGCACTTATTTTGTCGTTTATTTTATCCGGTTTAGCCTGTGTATTTGCAGCATTATGTTATTCAGAATTCGCATCAACTGTACCGGTATCTGGTAGTGCCTACACTTATAGCTATGCAACATTTGGAGAATTAATCGCCTGGATTTTAGGGTGGGATTTAATTTTAGAATATGGATTAGCGTCCTCAGCTGTTGCCTCTGGTTGGTCAGGATATTTCCAAGGATTATTAAGTGGATTCGGGATTACATTACCTACCGCTTTAACAAGTGCATATAATCCTGAAGCTGGAACATACGTAGATTTACCGGCAATCTGTATCATCTTTCTTATGACACTGTTATTAACAAGAGGAGCAAAAAAATCAGCGCGCTTTAACGCGATCATGGTAGCTATCAAACTTTTTGTTGTCTTACTCTTTATCGGCGTTGGTGCTTTCTATGTCAAACCTGAAAACTGGACACCATTTATGCCGTTCGGCTTCTCTGGCGTAACAACTGGAGCTGCAACTGTATTCTTTGCTTACATCGGATTTGACGCTGTATCAACAGCTGCTGAAGAAGTCAAAAATCCACAGCGTAACATGCCAATCGGCATTATTGCTTCTTTAACAATTTGTACGATTTTATATATCGTTGTTTCATTAATTTTAACTGGAATTGTGCCTTACGATCAGTTAGGTGTGAAAAACCCTGTTGCATTTGCACTACAATACATCCAACAAGATTGGATCGCAGGTTTCATTTCTTTAGGAGCAATTACTGGAATTACAACTGTATTACTCGTTATGTTATATGGACAAACACGTTTATTTTACGCAATTAGCCGCGATGGCTTACTACCAAAAGCACTTTCTCGCGTGAACAAAAAAACAAAAACACCTGTTATCAATAGTTGGATTACTGCAACTATGGTTGCTTTCTTTGCTGGTTTCATTCCTTTAAACAAACTAGCAGAATTAACAAATATCGGTACACTATTCGCATTCATCGTTGTATCCATTGGGGTGATTATCTTACGCAAAAAACAACCAGATCTACCGCGCGCTTTTAAAGTGCCATTAGTACCATGGATCCCTGCTTTAGCTGTTCTATTCTGTGGATACTTAGCATTGCAGCTCCCAGTAACAACATGGATCGGCTTTGCTATATGGCTTGTAATTGGACTTGTTGTCTATTTCAGTTACGGTTATAAAAATAGTACTCTTCGAAATGAACAAAAAGAAGACGTTGCTTAATAAAGAAGCTGTTGTCCCAATTAGGACGACAGCTTCTTTTCTTCTTTCGGAAAGATAACATATGAAAATGTAATGATCGTATCCCCTAAAAATACAACGCCCCACACTTGACTCACCCGACTTGCCGCCTCATTTAACACAATGCCTTTTTCAAACCAATCTCTCCACTGTTCAATCGGCACTAATCCATACATAAAGAAAAATACAATATGAACAATGATAAATAAAAGAAGATGTAAACTCCATTGTCCAATTTCCTGCTTTGTGTAAGCCCAGCCTGTTAGCTCTAGCGGTTCTTCTATATGCGAAAGTGGTTCATTCCGCCATTTCGCAACAAGTTTCTGTACACGTATATCTAGTTTCTTTAAATCTTTTTTTCCATAAAAGAGTGCATATAATAATATCACTACCGTAATGATTTGAAAGTTAGAAAACTTACCCGTTTGATAATACTCAATGGCACCTAGAGCTAAAATAAATACTTCATTAAGCAGCAATACAATCCCGGCAATGAAACTGGCTTTCTTGAATCGCAATCCGTAACGTAGTAAAAAGAATCCAATAACTGATACCCAAAATATAATTTCTGCACCGATTAAGAAATACCAACGATATTCTGCAAGTATACTCATTTCCTGCGCTCCCTCTCATCATATATACGAAAAGCCTCATCCATATAAGCTAGAAGTTCCTCTTCAATTGGATACATATTCATCTGTTGTGAATCTTCTTTTGATTTTCTTACTTCCCACAATTTATCTAGAAATGCCTCATCACCGTTTGCCATCTCTATACATTTCGCCATTAACCTTTTTGTAGCCTCTTGTACTTCATCATGAGATGCATCTTTACCTTCTTTCATAAAGTTACGTAACTGCTTCAACAAATCCACCCATTCTCGAACGTTTTCATCTTCCTCACTCATATTTGGTAAATTGCGTAGAAGCTTTTGCTCTTCATCTGAAAATTTCTTTGTCTGAAACATTTCACGTATACGAGGAGACTGCTTCGACAACTGAATCAACTCGAACATGATTTTCCAATCTAACTCTCCTTCAAGTTCTGTTGAATACACAACGGCTTGTAAAATTCGTTCCATCCGAGTAAACTTTTCCTGTTCTTCTTGCACAAACTTAAGCTGCTTTTCTAATGATTCTTTTAAGCAGAATCCATCTGTTACTAACATATTCGTAATCTCTTTCAATGAGAAACCCATTTCTTTTAGAAATAAAATTTGCTGCAAGCGAATAACGTCCGTTTCACTATATAAACGGTGTCCCCCTTCTGTTTTTCCGCTCGGTCTTAACAAATCAATTTGATCATAATAACGAAGCGTTCTTACCGTAACTCCTGTTTCCTTTGTAAGTTCTTGAATCGAGATCATTTCCAGCACCCTTTCCTCTTTCATTGTAAAAGATGACGTAACGTAACTTTCAAGTATTTTTGTAAAAAACTTCAAAAAAGCTGTGTACATTCATTTTCATGTACACAGCTTTTACGGAAATAATATTTTTTGAATCAAGCGGCCACATATAAAAACATTAAGCCTAACAAAAACACTTGTTGCTGTCTTATGATCGTGCGCTGAAATTAATAAAAAGGAAACATATGAACTATGCCTCCTTTTGTTACCTTACATAAAGCCTAGCGCATATACAAGAATATAACCAAGAATCGATAGGCAAACAGATCCTATCACCCCAGCTACAAATGCTCTACTTCCTAATTTACGGAACGTCGTAAATTCTACATTTAAACCAAGCCCCGCCATCGCCATCGCGATAAGCATGTAAGCAATCATTACGATATATCCAGCAACAAACTCTGGTATAATTCCTAGCGAATGAACAGCACTCATCGCTAAAAATCCAAAGATAAACCATGGAATCGGAATATCACGCCAAGAACTTTTTTGTCCATTCCCTTCACTACGCTTAAACCATATACCAATTAAAATCGCAACTGGTACAAGCATAGCAACGCGCGTTAATTTTACAATAACCGCAATATCAACAGATGCGCTCCCGCCTGGTGCCGCCGCGGCGATGACGTGTGCAATCTCATGCAACGTTGCCCCCGAAAATACACCGTAACCATAAGGAGATAAACCAAGAACCGGATATAATAACGTATAAATGAGTGTGAAAATTGTACCTAAAATAGCAATAATCGCTGCACCAACCGCCGTTTCATCATCCTTCGCTTTCACTTGCGGCGCAATTGCCACGACTGCGGCTGCGCCGCAAATCGCTGTCCCGCACGCTGTTAAAATGCCAAGCTTCTTATCTACTTTAAAAACACGTGTTAAGGCATAGACAACAACAAGTGTAAAGGCAATTACAATCGCGGCAATAACCAATACTTTTGGCCCAGCCTTTGCAATATCAACTAGATTCAAACGCATACCTAGCAAAATGATTCCGAACCGAAGTAACTTCTTACTAGCAAAACTCGTTCCTGCAATCGCTTCATAAGGAACACTAATTGTTGCTCTCCAAATCATACCGAGCAGAATAGCGATAACCAATTGGCCCATAATATTTAAAAATGGAAGCTCTGCTAAAAATTTCGCAGCAATCGCAATGAACAGCGTAATCCCAATCCCTTGCGAAAAACCGAGACGCTTCTTCTTTTGCATAACCAGTGTTTGTTCCACTTTGTACCACTCCAATAATCGTATTGAAACATGCATGTTCGTTATATTTACATTATAGAAGAGTTCCAATGATAAGTTTAATACCAATATCCAATCTCAATCATTAAGAAAACTTATGATAAACTAGAAAAGTGGAGGCGGCTCGTTCAAAATCGCAGGGCGTTAGAGCCACCGACAGAGAAGCGATTTTTGCCTCACAGGAAGACTCGAAGCCACCGACCATTCTTGCCGCTGCAGCTAGACACAACCGACATACGCAGTACAGCCGAATTCAAAGTAAAGGAGTGAACACAATGAATGTTGATATTTTAAAAATATTTGTGACCGTTGTAGAACAACAGCATTTCTCGCGCGCGGCAGCACTACTCAATCTTTCACAGCCTGGTGTCAGCATGCATATTCGTAATTTAGAAAACGAATTTGGTACTATCCTTATTCAGCGATCTCCAAAGCATGTCCAAGTGACGGAGGCCGGCAATATTTTATATATCCACGCAAAGCAAATGCTATCGCTTTATGAAGAAGCAAAACAAGAAATTAACGAACTACATAACGTTGTAACAGGAACACTGCGCATCGGAGCGAGCTTTACAATCGGAGAGTACCTACTTCCCAAAATATTAGCACGCTACGCGAATGAAAATCCGCGCGTAGAAGTACATACGTTAATCTCCAATACAGAAGAAGTTCTTCAAAGCATTCGCTCAGGCCAAATTGAAATCGGCTTAGTAGAAGGTCAAGTCGTATACACTGATATCGATGTAGAGACCTTTATGGAAGATGAAATGAAACTCGTCGTTCCACCAAATCACCCTCTTCTGAGCATACAGGCAATCACCGAAGAGTCTCTTCAAGATCAAGTATGGGTTCTGAGAGAAACCGGCTCTGGCACACGTGCTTATAGCGATCGTTTTATCCATCATTACCATTTAAAAATGAAACGTTTCTTTACATTTAGCAGCATTCAAAGCGTGAAGGAAGCTGTGAGCGCAGGACTTGGTATCGCAATCCTTTCAGACTGGACTGTGAGAAAAGAATTACAATCAGGAGAGGTTTTCCACATTGAAGTTCCAAACGAAAAACTTATCCGTCCCTTCTCTATCGTTCGTGGTAAATATTTTATCCCTTCAAAAGCGATTCAAGTCTTTTTAGACCACGTTCAATCATTTGCCCAAAAACAGAGTTAAAAGTATTGCCGCCTATCGCACAGTTTCAATATATATATTGTCAGCTCTTCGTTTGAGAGCTAGATTATCGGTGATGCCAATGCACCAGGTGAAATTTCAACTAGTACATTGGCATTAACAAAAGCGAAACTATACAATGAATTCTTCCGAAAGTAATAACCAAAAATTAGTTTGACAAATCTATTTGTATGCGCATACAATAAAAACAACATTATGAAAGGAAGGTACCCAAGCCAATGAATTTCTAATTCTCTTTTTTAATCATTCATCACAAATAGTGAAACAAAATGATGAAAACTAGAAGAGGATTAGTCTGTCCATTTATCGGTACTTTCTTTTATCGTGATCATGTAAAAATATGTGCATCTCTTATTTCTGCACACTTTTTTACATATATGGGCCACGTCTATCCTCTCTAGTGAAACTAGGGAGGTTTTTTTATGACCATTTTATTCGCACGTAATATTGAAAAAAGCTTTGGTGACCGCACTATATTTACATTACCATCACTTGAAATACAGATGCATGATCGCATTGGAATCGTCGGAGTTAACGGCGCTGGAAAATCTACGTTATTACAAATATTAAGCAAAGAAGTAGAACCTAATGAAGGTACGGTTACGCATCACGGCTCTATCGCCATCATTCCTCAGTTTAGCGAAGACACGTTAGAAACTGCTTCTTCTCTCGCAAAAGGAAAGTGGAACATTTCAAACGTTTCCGATTCAATGAGTGGCGGTGAACGAATGCGCTTAAAGATCGCTCACGCTCTTGAACAGGAAGCATCTATTTTATTTGCAGATGAACCAACGAGTCATTTAGATATGTATGGAACAGAGCAATTAGAACATGCACTCTTATCTTATAAAGGCGCACTTGTCCTAATCTCTCATGACCGTGCCTTTCTAGATGCGATTTGTACAAAGATTATTGAAATTGAAGACGGTACAGTTCGTGAATATAGAGGAAACTATTCGAATTATCGAGAACAAAAAGA
Coding sequences within it:
- the uvrA gene encoding excinuclease ABC subunit UvrA, which codes for MSKDFIVVKGARAHNLKNIDVTIPRNQLVVVTGLSGSGKSSLAFDTIYAEGQRRYVESLSAYARQFLGQMDKPDVDTIEGLSPAISIDQKTTSRNPRSTVGTVTEIYDYLRLLFARIGTPICPNHGIEITSQTVEQMVDRVLEYPERTKLQVLAPIVSGRKGAHVKVLEDIKKQGYVRVRVDGEMLDVSEEITLDKNKKHSIEVVIDRIVVKEGVASRLADSLESALKLGGGRVLIDVIGEEELLFSEHHACPHCGFSIGELEPRMFSFNSPFGACPSCDGLGSKLEVDLELVIPNWDLSLNGHAIAPWEPTSSQYYPQLLQSVCNHYGIDMDMPVKDIPKELFDKVLYGSGEEKVYFRYVNDFGQVKESDILFEGVIPNIERRYRETSSDYIREQMEKYMAEQACPKCKGGRLKPESLAVFVGGKTIADVTKYSVQEVYDFFEGIELTEKQEKIARLILREIKERVSFLINVGLDYLTLSRAAGTLSGGEAQRIRLATQIGSRLTGVLYILDEPSIGLHQRDNDRLIRTLQEMRDLGNTLIVVEHDEDTMMAADYLLDIGPGAGIHGGQVVSAGSPAEVMNDDNSLTGQYLSGKKFIPVPLERRKGDGRKVEIIGAKENNLKNAKMSFPLGTFVAVTGVSGSGKSTMVNEVLYKSLAQRLYKAKSKPGAHKDIKGLEHLDKVIDIDQSPIGRTPRSNPATYTGVFDDIRDVFAQTNEAKVRGYQKGRFSFNVKGGRCEACRGDGIIKIEMHFLPDVYVPCEVCHGKRYNRETLEVKYKDKNISEVLGMTIEDGVEFFANIPKIKRKLQTLVDVGLGYMKLGQPATTLSGGEAQRVKLASELHRRSTGRTLYILDEPTTGLHAHDIARLLEVLQRLVESGETVLVIEHNLDVIKTADYIVDLGPEGGDKGGQIVASGTPEQVVKEERSYTGKYLKTILERDTARMKAKMKEVEVGS
- the uvrB gene encoding excinuclease ABC subunit B; protein product: MEHQFEIVSEYSPQGDQPRAIKQLVAGINNGKKHQVLLGATGTGKTFTISNVIKEVKKPTLVMAHNKTLAGQLYSELKDFFPNNAVEYFVSYYDYYQPEAYVPQTDTFIEKDAQINDEIDKLRHSATSALFERDDVIIVASVSCIYGLGSPEEYRELVVSLRVGMEKDRNQLLRELVDVQYGRNDIDFKRGTFRVRGDVVEIFPASLDEHCIRIEFFGDEIDRIREVNALTGEVLAEREHVAIFPASHFVTREEKMKVAVENIEKELEERLKELNDKGKLLEAQRIEQRTRYDLEMMREMGFCSGIENYSRHLTLRPAGSTPYTLIDYFPKDFLIVMDESHVTVPQVRAMYNGDQARKQVLVDHGFRLPSAMDNRPLMFEEFEEKTNQVVYVSATPGPYELEHAPEVVEQIIRPTGLLDPQIDVRPIEGQIDDLLGEIHERIAKNERVLITTLTKKMSEDLTDYLKDVGIKVNYLHSEIKTLERIEIIRDLRLGKFDVLIGINLLREGLDIPEVSLVAILDADKEGFLRSERSLIQTIGRAARNEHGHVIMYADRITRSMGIAIEETKRRRQKQEAYNEEHGITPKTIQKEVRDVIRATTAAEETEVYEAGPAKKMTKKEREKTIAKMEAEMKEAAKALDFERAAELRDLLLELKAEG
- a CDS encoding DUF4362 domain-containing protein, with the protein product MRKGIASLCFLFFIGSLVTCSQPDNKIDENNDVIAKGHKISNLHKFEKFVTNVEKGTIDKIRIVNYTHEGDPIFQTLEYDGKEISYFSDSSNDKFAGKDKGIYSDTCKKIIKDIHEDIRYTLHGCAKEAGHNGYDLLRIPVK
- a CDS encoding amino acid permease; translated protein: MNLFRKKSISALLAQSEQKGASLKKELGAFDLTMLGVGAIIGTGIFVLTGVAAAEHAGPALILSFILSGLACVFAALCYSEFASTVPVSGSAYTYSYATFGELIAWILGWDLILEYGLASSAVASGWSGYFQGLLSGFGITLPTALTSAYNPEAGTYVDLPAICIIFLMTLLLTRGAKKSARFNAIMVAIKLFVVLLFIGVGAFYVKPENWTPFMPFGFSGVTTGAATVFFAYIGFDAVSTAAEEVKNPQRNMPIGIIASLTICTILYIVVSLILTGIVPYDQLGVKNPVAFALQYIQQDWIAGFISLGAITGITTVLLVMLYGQTRLFYAISRDGLLPKALSRVNKKTKTPVINSWITATMVAFFAGFIPLNKLAELTNIGTLFAFIVVSIGVIILRKKQPDLPRAFKVPLVPWIPALAVLFCGYLALQLPVTTWIGFAIWLVIGLVVYFSYGYKNSTLRNEQKEDVA
- a CDS encoding MerR family transcriptional regulator, which gives rise to MISIQELTKETGVTVRTLRYYDQIDLLRPSGKTEGGHRLYSETDVIRLQQILFLKEMGFSLKEITNMLVTDGFCLKESLEKQLKFVQEEQEKFTRMERILQAVVYSTELEGELDWKIMFELIQLSKQSPRIREMFQTKKFSDEEQKLLRNLPNMSEEDENVREWVDLLKQLRNFMKEGKDASHDEVQEATKRLMAKCIEMANGDEAFLDKLWEVRKSKEDSQQMNMYPIEEELLAYMDEAFRIYDERERRK
- a CDS encoding YeiH family protein, with translation MEQTLVMQKKKRLGFSQGIGITLFIAIAAKFLAELPFLNIMGQLVIAILLGMIWRATISVPYEAIAGTSFASKKLLRFGIILLGMRLNLVDIAKAGPKVLVIAAIVIAFTLVVVYALTRVFKVDKKLGILTACGTAICGAAAVVAIAPQVKAKDDETAVGAAIIAILGTIFTLIYTLLYPVLGLSPYGYGVFSGATLHEIAHVIAAAAPGGSASVDIAVIVKLTRVAMLVPVAILIGIWFKRSEGNGQKSSWRDIPIPWFIFGFLAMSAVHSLGIIPEFVAGYIVMIAYMLIAMAMAGLGLNVEFTTFRKLGSRAFVAGVIGSVCLSILGYILVYALGFM
- a CDS encoding LysR family transcriptional regulator; protein product: MNVDILKIFVTVVEQQHFSRAAALLNLSQPGVSMHIRNLENEFGTILIQRSPKHVQVTEAGNILYIHAKQMLSLYEEAKQEINELHNVVTGTLRIGASFTIGEYLLPKILARYANENPRVEVHTLISNTEEVLQSIRSGQIEIGLVEGQVVYTDIDVETFMEDEMKLVVPPNHPLLSIQAITEESLQDQVWVLRETGSGTRAYSDRFIHHYHLKMKRFFTFSSIQSVKEAVSAGLGIAILSDWTVRKELQSGEVFHIEVPNEKLIRPFSIVRGKYFIPSKAIQVFLDHVQSFAQKQS